A window of Frankiaceae bacterium contains these coding sequences:
- a CDS encoding hotdog fold thioesterase yields MPIDALGQRMGVRVVEATAERVVMTMPVEGNTQPYGLLHGGASCVLAEAVGSVGAALGAPPGRYPVGVDINATHHRGVREGVVTATGTPLHSGRTTATWAVSIRDEQGRLVCSARLTCALVEPRA; encoded by the coding sequence ATGCCGATCGATGCGCTCGGGCAGCGGATGGGCGTGCGCGTCGTCGAGGCGACCGCCGAACGCGTCGTCATGACGATGCCCGTCGAGGGCAACACGCAGCCGTACGGCCTCCTGCACGGCGGCGCGTCCTGCGTGCTCGCCGAGGCGGTGGGGTCGGTCGGGGCGGCGCTCGGCGCGCCGCCCGGGCGTTACCCGGTGGGCGTGGACATCAACGCGACGCACCACCGCGGCGTACGCGAGGGCGTCGTCACGGCGACGGGGACGCCGCTGCACAGCGGGCGTACGACGGCGACCTGGGCCGTGTCCATCCGTGACGAGCAGGGCCGGCTCGTGTGCAGCGCGCGGCTCACCTGCGCGCTGGTCGAGCCGCGCGCGTAG